A window of the Diabrotica undecimpunctata isolate CICGRU chromosome 1, icDiaUnde3, whole genome shotgun sequence genome harbors these coding sequences:
- the LOC140431193 gene encoding uncharacterized protein — translation MQSLKQLAKDCNFTAVDADTNKNDTIRGAFIAGMTSTKIRSRLLESLTLTLEETYNIAISMEIAELNSQVYSNQHSTLTALLGNYQFESQSSPTNFECVTVTADINSTNSSRSGHKCFFCGGPIHSRKNCPARESICKSCNKKGHFAKVCRSKSTSASANVFEGYENCTACIIAATPASLKKAIVPASIKGLRADALIDTGSSVSFINEDFANLCKVPRKPCIQTVSMASLSPTSEVKGVTTQNIKIGDHSYDNINLLIVKNICADIIISHDALSLYHNSLSLVQ, via the coding sequence ATGCAATCTTTAAAACAGTTAGCAAAAGACTGCAATTTTACTGCTGTAGATGCTGATACTAATAAAAATGATACAATCCGTGGAGCTTTTATTGCTGGAATGACATCCACAAAGATACGATCGAGACTGTTAGAGAGTTTAACACTAACTTTAGAAGAAACTTACAATATAGCTATTTCAATGGAAATAGCAGAACTCAACTCTCAGGTTTATTCAAATCAACATTCGACACTTACTGCGCTACTTGGTAACTATCAATTTGAGTCACAGAGCTCTCCAACAAATTTTGAATGTGTCACTGTGACAGCTGATATCAACTCTACTAACTCTTCTAGGTCAGGACACAAATGTTTTTTCTGTGGTGGGCCAATACATTCAAGGAAGAACTGTCCTGCTCGAGAATCCATTTGCAAATCCTGTAATAAAAAGGGACACTTTGCAAAGGTTTGCCGCTCCAAGAGCACTAGTGCATCTGCCAACGTATTTGAAGGCTATGAAAACTGCACAGCCTGCATTATTGCTGCTACTCCTGCTTCATTGAAAAAAGCTATAGTGCCTGCATCTATAAAAGGTCTTCGTGCTGATGCCCTTATAGATACTGGTAGCTCTGTCAGTTTTATTAATGAAGACTTTGCTAACCTGTGCAAAGTCCCTAGGAAGCCTTGTATTCAGACTGTTTCTATGGCCTCATTATCACCCACCTCTGAAGTTAAAGGTGTGACtactcaaaatattaaaattggtgaTCACTCCTACGACAACATTAATTTACTTATAGTTAAAAATATCTGTGCTGATATTATAATTAGTCATGATGCTCTATCACTGTATCACAATTCACTGTCTTTAGTGCAATAG
- the LOC140439162 gene encoding pheromone-binding protein-like has product MKYLIAFMFLVAVAAGDRHDDIKAAAKDCSLNKDLFQSEVDKEKLGAAILCVNKKIGLMNEDGSINENVFKSDTKLWNLDDALSQKIFDNCKDLKGDNLKIKAYNLAKCIKETRG; this is encoded by the exons atgaaatatttaattGCATTTATGTTTTTGGTCGCTGTTGCG gcaGGTGATCGCCACGATGATATCAAAGCAGCCGCAAAAGACTGCTCTTTGAATAAGGATCTCTTTCAAAGTGAAGTAGACAAAGAAAAGTTAGGTGCAGCAATTTTATGTGTAAACAAGAAAATTGGTCTTATGAATGAGGACGGTAGCATTAATGAAAATGTCTTTAAGTCTGATACAAAACTATGGAATTTGGATGACGCTTTATCTCAAAAAATCTTCGATAACTGTAAAGACTTAAAAGGTGATAATCTTAAAATTAAGGCGTATAATCTGGCCAAGTGTATTAAAGAAACTAGAGGCTAA